A region of the Myxococcus stipitatus DSM 14675 genome:
TGGACGTTAATCCCAGGGGCATGAGTGCCTCTGGGGTTGATGTCCGTCGCCACATCCTGGAAGTGGCCCACCCGCTGCTGGTCCGAAAGGGCTTCTCCGCCGTCGGTCTGGCGGAGGTGCTCGAGGCCGCGCAGGTGCCCAAGGGCTCGTTCTACCATTACTTCGGCTCCAAGGAGTCCTTCGGCGAGGCGCTGCTGGAGGCCTACTTCACCGACTGCCTGGCGCGCATGGACGACCTGCTGTCGAAGCGGGGCACGTCCGCCCAGCGGCTCGTCGCATACTTCCGCGACTGGCTGGAGTCCCAGACGGAGGCCGACACCCAGCAGCGCTGTCTCGTCGTCAAGCTGGGCGCGGAGGTCTGCGACCTGTCCGAGAACATGCGCGCGGTGCTGGACCGAGGCACCCAGCGCATCGTCGCGCGCATTGCTCGCGGCATCGAAGCCGGCAAGAAGGACGGCTCGGTGAAGACAGCGCTCGATGCGCAGACGGCCGCCGTCACCCTCTATCAGAGCTGGCTCGGCGCCAGCCTGCTCGCGAAGATCACCCGCGACCGCGCGCCCCTCGACACCGCCATGAGCAACACGCGGCGGATGCTGGGGATGACGAAGGACGGCTGAGCCCGGGGCTGCTCCCCTGTGCTCGCCTTCTTGTGTCTGACTTCTAGACGACCGGTCTACTCACACCCTGTCTTTCCCCTCACCCCCGAGCCCCCCATGTCACAGACCCAGCACGTCAATCGCCGCATCATCCTCGCGAGCCTTCCCAAGGGCGCGCCGAGCGCACGGGACTTCCGGCTCGAAGAGGTGCCCGTCCCCACGGTGGGAGAAGGGCAGGTGCTGCTGCGCACGGTGTACCTCTCGCTGGACCCGTACATGCGCAACCTGATGGACGAGGTGGGGCCGGGCTATGCGCCCCCGGTGAAGCCCGGCGAGCCGATGGTGGGCGGCACGGTCAGCCGCGTCGTCGAGTCCAAGCACCCCGGCTTCCGTCCCGGTGAGGTGGTGTTGAGCAACGCGGGCTGGCAGGACTACGCGGTGTCGGACGGCAAGGACCTGATGCCGCTGGGTGGACTGGCGCGTCCGTCGCTGGCGCTGGGCGGGCTGGGGATGCCGGCGTTCACGGCCTACGTGGGGTTGCTCGACATCGGCCAGCCGAAGGCGGGGGAGACGGTGGTCGTGGCGGCGGCGACCGGCGCGGTGGGCGCGGTCGTCGGGCAGCTCGCGAAGCTGCGGGGCGCGCGGGTGGTGGGCATCGCGGGTGGAGCGGACAAGTGCCGCTACGCCGTGGAGGAGCTGGGGTTCGATGTCTGCCTGGACCGGCGGGAGGGGAAGCTGGCGGAGCGCCTGGCCGCGGCGTGCCCCAACGGCATCGACGTCTACTTCGAGAATGTCGGAGGCGAGGTGCTCGACGCGGTGATTCCGCGGCTCAACAACGGCGCGCGCGTGCCGGTGTGCGGGGTCATCACGAACTACAACGCCGAGTCGCTGCCGCCCGGCCCGAACCGGCTGCCGCTGCTGATGACGACGGTGCTCCAGAAGCGCATCCGCATGGAGGGCTTCATCATCCTCGACCACTACGCCACGCGCTTCGAGGCCTTCCGCCGCGACATGGGCGCGTGGGTCGACGCGGGTCAGGTGAAGCTGCGCGAGGACGTGGTCGAGGGCCTGGAGAACGCGCCGGCGGCCTTCATGGGCCTGCTCGAGGGCCGCAACTTCGGCAAGCTCGTGGTGCGCGTCGGCGACGCGTGAGCCTGTCCGTGTCCGTGTCCGGAGCTCGCTGAGCGTCGAGCCCCGCCGGGCAGGCGTCGGTCCCTGGCGCGGCAGGCGAAGTCCCACGGGCGATCAGCGGGCAGCCGCTCCTGGCCGCCCGTCACGCGTGTGATGGCCGCGGCCTTCGCCCCCTGCCCAGGTCTCCCATCGAGCAGGGGGCTCGCGGCGCTCACCGACGGGCCGCGACCTGTGCGGGCTGTGCCGTGGCGGCGGCGCGCTTCTCGTCGACTTCACGGATGTACTGCTCCGCGTCGGCACGCGTCTGGATTGCGCGCACCCGGGCGAGAATCTCCGGGCGCTGCGCGGGGGGAGACAGCGCCAGGTCCGTGCGCAACACGAGGTGCAGGAAGCCGGGCAGATGGCCTTCGGCCACCAGGTCGGTCGGCTCCGGGGGCTTCGCGGCGCTCGGCGCGGGCGGGGGGATGGACTCGAAGCCTTGCGGCCACGGCAGGGTCTCCGGGCAGTCCGTCCTGGGCGAGGACAACGAGGCGAGCGGGAGCAGGTGGCTCGCGGTCCCGTCGCGCAGCGACATGGGCGTGAGGCCGAAGGCGGCCTTGAGCGTCGCCGGCACCGAGGCGTGGTCGTAGAGCCGGTGGTCGATGACATTCCGGGGGACCCACGGCGAGATGACGACAGCGGGGACCCGGACACCGTATTGCTGGAAGGTGAACCCGTACTTGTTGACGGCCGGGGGCATCCGCCACGTGTCCCGAGGCGCCACCGCCTGGGGCGGTGCCACGTGGTCGTAGAAGCCACCGTGCTCGTCCCAGGTGACGATGAGCATGCTCTCATTCCAGACAGGCGACTTGCGAATCGCCTCGTAGGTGGACCTGATGAGCCACTCGCCGTGCCGGACGTCGTCTCGCGGATGCTGGGAGTTGCCTCCCGCGTATGAGTCATCCGTCACTTTGCCGTACTTCGGCTCGATGAAGGTGTATTGGGCGACCGGGCGCTCCATGAGGTCCCGGGGGAAGTCCTCGTAGGAGCGGACATCCAGGAGATGGACTCCCGCGGTGGCCTTGGCGATGCAGACGTCCCCACCCGCGTAGATTCTCGACGTGAGATTGGGATTCGTGAGCAATGAGCCACGCTCGAACCGGAACCCGCCGTCCAGGTGCTCTTCCCACTCGATGCACTCCGCCATGCTGGGGCTGTGGTCGAGGCCCCCCGCCGTCGCCGCGTTGACGAAGAACCGGTTGGGCCAGGTGGGGCCGGGCATGGAGGAGAACCACTGGTCACAGACGGCGAACTCCCGAGCGAGCGCGTTGAGCACCGGGAGTTGCTGAGGGGCGTAACACCTCATGATTTCACCCGGGTCCGCCGTCGGGAGCTGGGCCTCGTGCGCCGCGGCGACATAGCTCTCGACGAAGCCCGACAGCGTGATGGGCGGATACTTCACGACGGGGGCCTTGAAGTGCTCGGCGTGGGACGCCCAGTTGACGCCCGTGAGCTGCAGGAGCACGTCCAGGAAGTCGTGATGGGGCCCCACGGGCATCACGTAGTCCGCGGGGCTGCTCACCGGGTAGCGGCGCCCCTCGAAGGTGTTGAACTCGTTCCCGGTCAGGCCATTGAGCACCGTGTGCTTGCCCGTGACCGCGTCGGTGCCTGTGATTCCCGAGAACCCCAACATATGGTCGAAGGAACGATTCTC
Encoded here:
- a CDS encoding TetR/AcrR family transcriptional regulator, whose product is MSASGVDVRRHILEVAHPLLVRKGFSAVGLAEVLEAAQVPKGSFYHYFGSKESFGEALLEAYFTDCLARMDDLLSKRGTSAQRLVAYFRDWLESQTEADTQQRCLVVKLGAEVCDLSENMRAVLDRGTQRIVARIARGIEAGKKDGSVKTALDAQTAAVTLYQSWLGASLLAKITRDRAPLDTAMSNTRRMLGMTKDG
- a CDS encoding NADP-dependent oxidoreductase, with amino-acid sequence MSQTQHVNRRIILASLPKGAPSARDFRLEEVPVPTVGEGQVLLRTVYLSLDPYMRNLMDEVGPGYAPPVKPGEPMVGGTVSRVVESKHPGFRPGEVVLSNAGWQDYAVSDGKDLMPLGGLARPSLALGGLGMPAFTAYVGLLDIGQPKAGETVVVAAATGAVGAVVGQLAKLRGARVVGIAGGADKCRYAVEELGFDVCLDRREGKLAERLAAACPNGIDVYFENVGGEVLDAVIPRLNNGARVPVCGVITNYNAESLPPGPNRLPLLMTTVLQKRIRMEGFIILDHYATRFEAFRRDMGAWVDAGQVKLREDVVEGLENAPAAFMGLLEGRNFGKLVVRVGDA
- a CDS encoding alkaline phosphatase family protein: MATPIRYVFVLMLENRSFDHMLGFSGITGTDAVTGKHTVLNGLTGNEFNTFEGRRYPVSSPADYVMPVGPHHDFLDVLLQLTGVNWASHAEHFKAPVVKYPPITLSGFVESYVAAAHEAQLPTADPGEIMRCYAPQQLPVLNALAREFAVCDQWFSSMPGPTWPNRFFVNAATAGGLDHSPSMAECIEWEEHLDGGFRFERGSLLTNPNLTSRIYAGGDVCIAKATAGVHLLDVRSYEDFPRDLMERPVAQYTFIEPKYGKVTDDSYAGGNSQHPRDDVRHGEWLIRSTYEAIRKSPVWNESMLIVTWDEHGGFYDHVAPPQAVAPRDTWRMPPAVNKYGFTFQQYGVRVPAVVISPWVPRNVIDHRLYDHASVPATLKAAFGLTPMSLRDGTASHLLPLASLSSPRTDCPETLPWPQGFESIPPPAPSAAKPPEPTDLVAEGHLPGFLHLVLRTDLALSPPAQRPEILARVRAIQTRADAEQYIREVDEKRAAATAQPAQVAARR